A single window of Candidatus Synechococcus calcipolaris G9 DNA harbors:
- a CDS encoding DEAD/DEAH box helicase, whose protein sequence is MSHYLNPIDAATEPRKNLIRYFLTAYPLRDPHLRSGFKQLLEAPGTISQHPYLEGAQPYQPASTIQQLVAEGVLHPEMARLFNPTRALYQHQEAAIRAVVQEQENIVVATGTGSGKTECFLMPMLDQLLKQPGYGMQALILYPMNALVNDQVKRLRQLLCRQGEDQALIRFGFYTSRTVTAQQAAVEVLKDELEASDRDELLQLFTEEQRRSLNLSRPEYLVREALQQIMRVQAISRQEIWDNPPQILVTNYSMLEHMLIRPREREAIFESAHDFKLLVVDEAHSYNGSTGTEVAMLLKRLRTAVGIEEAGKLRGIATSASLGDRGDPKVLEQVKAFVGDLFSEPFKRVIWGDLVPVAERLGNPYDLPDGLAEADVYEHFCDLELPALTDAIAAWRQQLSYLVPDPILQTAAEASDDVHHFLWLALKQHPTVHRLIALLSQSPQPWDQIARSPSLWHIPTSLDGSILPEEEAKLEIALSNLVQLSTLARQNPDDLPLLPVRLHLLFRSIEGLYACVNPNCPEASVDPNHPERPKRYGKLYLNSKTHCERCAAPVLELSSCRKCGQAYGLTYLGTGDELQLLPRSLEAVENSSSIYVLTAGSLDSITNDEGDDDEAGEADEADDQPTAVNVGTFTIQPGSQTNGWIGRRSPTPPVSTNNADKWVLQWQMPPKVKPNTTKIPPDTKKMPPKAENRQGGYLTRCPACAAGRAQTAAIGRFVSYTDAPLEVMLDSLFELLPEPGQASAQATKRKLLTFSDGRQDAAFFASDFQRTHTETLYRQIVWQAFAAVQQEGVASINQIEEYLVEQFLYLSIPHPDRESDKHHRSYVANDENEEISLNVIDCKKRAQSRAKELLLREFGLPSARRFSIEALGLLACHLEWHDSMLGQVAERFGLNHAEALLFLTGLTDTIRLTGAVDLQGASRYFPETGGIEGGQPARLDSKGRSQIYLKLRRDPTDSQQAIAFLWRKKSNGDSTERQNQIVTYYRNFLGDFPAEEDLLWLFDELLRQGSLVRYQDGRQLHWELLNLRRTETDWHQCNTCQQIFHRPGLSTLKGQSQFGVDFCLAPRCQGILQLFQPEQLADHHYRHLIQERSFLPLRAQEHTAQLGTDELASRESRFRQGKINLLSCSTTLEMGVDIGELQAVALRNFPPHVSNYQQRAGRAGRRTDGVAITLMYGQRRPHDRYYFEQPDKLINGKNQVPKLDPSNFEIQKRHIRAELLAKFLRTEYQVGAEKVTIARFLGLPNTFITLSEIPAEGMIHRLQEWLHSDRAKDLTQRWLERLHNPQPIAFVVQQFEADLQEFQTEQLQDWNGLATVLQELKQAVREAEDANKTKKQKALEYKRDRVRDELDKLKKQQLHEELAKAGILPIYGFPIDVVQLLTRESRQFFQGQGKHRLQRDRRLALGEYAPGQDVVVDDRVHTSVGVMRPDDLPTRHYWVCQACNFFMAASTNTDLLTRLGVAEGDPNCPICRTRLSTNEQKPRSYKIPKAFTTDWSEIPKVTSYSKPMRQPTSQVFLAQEGNHPEHIQADLYHLTLSQGGRFFLANQVGRGFKHYGFAICERCGRDQTDKAPMNRLFGRVDHNHPITGSQCQGQYRRIHLGHEFRSDLLKLRFTPTINPPRLFGTVLHLDAGGKIHSDTDGDRNQASIPVTGAGFWRSLTYALLAAAAQVIDVPRAELDGLFRPVEEIHTGAAEIILYDNVPGGAGYSKRIAECFPTILQRAFQFVESCSCSSSCYDCLRTYTNQIFHHELNRQVVANFLRPIVERVQPDAALQSFAPDANRVSLAQMMVALESHSTMAGELSLLYLPSITAPFTLKRLTQMVDALDRTAPLELIVTHLPDRTNDDSIRVLRKRLAQWIDQGLLRLYTNPVEQLPTLCLSSQLPHRIALQLRLTESKEPVEWFQTSSQRGVNQVWQDLQSLKAQASPVSDQTLEDPDTIVIFPTPQWGNLSLAELQQRLGIAPVLQGHQVQRLTYCDRYLQRSGAERLAALLQGNWLNENTHNVVQIQQLKDEYHYRSTQRRTEIERIGSHFTGRLTVEMRPYPQRFHPPFPHGRNLTIELHNHPTYRILFDKGIDFLEKNSDGTYRITEATYVVVTSAP, encoded by the coding sequence ATGTCCCACTATCTCAACCCGATTGACGCTGCTACTGAACCCCGCAAGAACCTCATCCGCTACTTTCTGACCGCCTATCCCCTGCGCGATCCGCATCTGCGCTCTGGCTTCAAGCAGCTTTTAGAAGCACCGGGTACGATCTCACAGCATCCCTACCTGGAAGGCGCACAGCCCTATCAGCCTGCCAGCACAATCCAGCAATTGGTGGCAGAAGGAGTACTGCATCCAGAAATGGCACGGCTGTTTAATCCCACCCGTGCCCTTTACCAACACCAGGAAGCGGCGATTCGGGCAGTGGTGCAAGAGCAAGAAAACATTGTTGTTGCGACGGGCACTGGTTCTGGGAAAACGGAGTGCTTTTTGATGCCAATGCTGGATCAACTGCTGAAGCAACCGGGGTACGGTATGCAAGCCCTGATTCTGTATCCGATGAATGCCCTGGTGAATGATCAGGTGAAACGGTTGCGACAACTGCTTTGTCGACAGGGTGAGGATCAGGCGTTGATTCGGTTTGGGTTTTATACCAGCCGAACAGTGACAGCCCAGCAAGCGGCAGTAGAGGTATTGAAGGATGAACTGGAGGCAAGCGATCGCGATGAACTGTTGCAGCTGTTCACGGAGGAACAGCGGAGATCGCTCAACCTCAGCCGTCCAGAATATCTGGTTCGGGAAGCATTGCAACAGATTATGCGGGTGCAGGCAATTTCTCGGCAGGAGATTTGGGACAACCCACCCCAGATTCTAGTGACGAACTATTCCATGTTGGAGCATATGCTGATTCGCCCCAGAGAGCGGGAGGCAATTTTTGAGTCTGCCCATGACTTTAAGTTGCTGGTGGTGGATGAAGCGCACTCCTACAATGGTTCGACTGGAACAGAAGTTGCAATGCTGTTGAAGCGGTTGCGAACGGCAGTGGGCATTGAGGAGGCAGGGAAACTACGGGGCATTGCGACCAGTGCTAGTTTGGGTGATCGCGGCGATCCAAAGGTCTTAGAACAGGTGAAAGCCTTTGTGGGCGACTTGTTTAGTGAACCATTTAAGCGAGTGATTTGGGGCGATCTCGTCCCGGTGGCAGAACGTCTGGGCAATCCCTACGACCTACCAGACGGGTTGGCAGAAGCCGATGTTTATGAGCATTTCTGCGACCTGGAACTGCCTGCTCTGACTGATGCGATCGCGGCATGGCGACAACAACTCAGCTATCTAGTGCCTGATCCTATACTCCAAACGGCGGCAGAAGCATCCGACGATGTTCACCATTTTCTCTGGTTGGCGCTAAAGCAGCATCCCACAGTGCATCGGTTGATTGCACTCTTGAGCCAGTCGCCCCAGCCCTGGGATCAAATTGCTAGATCGCCCTCCCTTTGGCACATTCCCACTTCGCTCGACGGCAGTATTTTGCCCGAAGAAGAAGCCAAACTAGAAATTGCCCTCTCCAATCTGGTGCAATTAAGCACACTGGCACGGCAAAATCCTGACGATCTGCCTCTGCTACCCGTGCGGCTACACCTGCTGTTTCGCAGCATCGAAGGGTTGTATGCCTGTGTCAACCCCAACTGTCCTGAAGCGTCGGTAGATCCCAATCATCCTGAACGCCCCAAACGCTACGGCAAACTCTACCTCAATAGCAAGACCCATTGTGAGCGCTGTGCAGCTCCGGTGCTTGAACTATCCAGTTGCCGCAAATGTGGACAGGCATATGGGTTGACCTATCTGGGCACTGGCGATGAACTGCAACTCTTGCCCCGCTCTCTGGAAGCCGTCGAAAACAGTAGTTCTATTTATGTACTGACTGCTGGCAGCCTGGATAGCATCACCAATGATGAGGGCGATGACGACGAAGCGGGCGAAGCGGACGAAGCGGACGATCAACCTACTGCCGTCAATGTTGGAACGTTCACAATTCAACCAGGAAGCCAGACCAATGGCTGGATTGGCAGGCGATCGCCAACCCCACCTGTTTCCACAAATAATGCGGATAAATGGGTCTTACAGTGGCAGATGCCGCCCAAGGTTAAGCCCAACACTACAAAGATACCGCCCGACACGAAAAAGATGCCGCCCAAGGCTGAAAATCGGCAAGGGGGATACTTAACTCGCTGTCCAGCCTGTGCAGCAGGAAGAGCGCAAACAGCGGCGATCGGGCGGTTTGTTTCCTACACCGATGCCCCCCTGGAAGTCATGCTGGATAGCCTATTCGAGCTACTGCCAGAACCTGGACAGGCTTCCGCCCAGGCAACGAAACGTAAACTCTTAACCTTCTCTGATGGTCGTCAGGATGCCGCCTTCTTTGCTTCTGACTTCCAACGCACACATACCGAAACGCTCTATCGTCAGATCGTCTGGCAGGCATTTGCAGCGGTGCAACAGGAGGGGGTTGCTTCCATCAATCAGATCGAAGAGTACTTAGTCGAACAGTTTCTCTACCTTTCCATTCCCCATCCCGATCGAGAATCTGATAAACACCACCGCAGCTATGTTGCTAACGATGAGAATGAAGAAATTAGTCTCAACGTGATCGATTGTAAAAAACGCGCTCAAAGTCGTGCAAAAGAGTTACTGTTACGCGAATTTGGCTTGCCCTCTGCTCGTCGCTTTTCGATTGAAGCCCTGGGTTTACTTGCCTGTCACTTGGAGTGGCATGATTCAATGTTGGGACAGGTGGCAGAGCGGTTTGGTTTAAATCACGCCGAAGCGTTACTCTTTCTGACGGGATTAACAGACACCATTCGTCTGACGGGCGCGGTTGATTTACAAGGCGCGTCACGGTATTTTCCAGAAACAGGTGGCATTGAAGGCGGACAACCAGCTCGCTTGGATAGCAAAGGGCGTTCTCAGATCTATCTCAAATTGCGTCGAGATCCCACTGATTCTCAACAAGCGATCGCCTTTCTCTGGCGCAAAAAATCCAACGGTGACTCCACCGAGCGGCAAAACCAGATTGTGACCTACTACCGTAATTTTCTGGGCGATTTCCCTGCAGAAGAAGACTTGCTATGGTTGTTTGATGAATTACTGCGGCAGGGTTCTCTAGTGCGGTATCAGGATGGGCGACAACTCCATTGGGAATTGCTCAATCTCCGACGAACCGAAACAGACTGGCATCAATGCAATACCTGTCAGCAGATTTTCCATCGTCCCGGTTTATCAACTTTAAAGGGACAATCTCAATTTGGAGTCGATTTCTGTCTTGCGCCCCGCTGTCAGGGGATATTACAACTCTTTCAGCCAGAGCAATTAGCCGATCATCACTACCGCCATCTGATTCAGGAGAGATCGTTCTTACCGTTACGCGCACAAGAACACACGGCTCAACTGGGCACTGACGAACTGGCAAGCCGCGAAAGTCGCTTTCGTCAAGGCAAAATTAACCTACTCAGTTGCTCAACCACCCTGGAAATGGGGGTAGATATTGGCGAATTGCAAGCGGTTGCCCTGCGAAACTTTCCGCCCCATGTCAGCAATTACCAGCAACGGGCAGGACGAGCAGGACGGCGCACCGATGGCGTGGCAATTACGCTGATGTATGGGCAACGTCGCCCCCACGATCGCTACTACTTTGAACAACCTGATAAATTGATCAACGGCAAAAATCAAGTGCCCAAACTTGATCCCAGCAATTTTGAAATTCAAAAACGCCACATTCGCGCAGAGCTATTAGCCAAATTTCTCCGCACCGAATATCAAGTTGGGGCAGAAAAAGTGACAATCGCCCGCTTTTTAGGACTGCCTAATACGTTTATCACGTTGTCTGAAATTCCTGCTGAAGGCATGATCCATCGCTTGCAGGAGTGGCTCCATAGCGATCGGGCAAAAGACCTGACGCAACGATGGTTAGAACGGCTGCACAATCCACAACCCATTGCTTTTGTGGTGCAACAGTTTGAAGCAGATTTGCAGGAGTTTCAAACCGAGCAGTTACAAGATTGGAATGGCTTGGCAACGGTCTTACAAGAGCTGAAACAGGCAGTGCGAGAGGCAGAAGATGCCAATAAAACCAAAAAGCAAAAGGCATTGGAATATAAGCGCGATCGCGTGCGCGATGAATTAGACAAACTGAAGAAACAACAACTCCATGAGGAACTGGCAAAAGCGGGCATTCTACCCATTTATGGCTTTCCCATTGATGTCGTCCAACTGCTGACCAGAGAGAGCCGCCAATTTTTCCAGGGACAGGGCAAACATCGCCTCCAGCGAGATCGTCGGCTTGCCCTGGGAGAATATGCCCCCGGACAGGATGTTGTAGTAGACGATCGCGTCCATACCAGCGTTGGTGTGATGCGCCCTGATGACTTACCTACCCGCCACTATTGGGTTTGTCAAGCCTGCAATTTCTTCATGGCAGCCAGCACAAACACCGATCTTCTCACCCGGTTAGGTGTCGCCGAAGGCGATCCCAATTGCCCGATCTGTCGAACCAGACTATCTACCAATGAGCAAAAACCCCGATCCTACAAAATTCCCAAGGCATTTACTACTGATTGGAGTGAAATCCCCAAAGTTACGTCCTATAGCAAACCGATGCGCCAACCCACCTCTCAGGTGTTTCTAGCCCAGGAGGGCAATCATCCGGAGCATATCCAGGCTGACCTGTATCACTTGACACTAAGCCAAGGCGGTAGATTTTTCCTGGCAAATCAAGTTGGAAGAGGATTTAAGCATTATGGCTTTGCAATTTGTGAACGCTGCGGACGTGATCAAACCGATAAAGCCCCTATGAATCGTCTCTTTGGAAGGGTTGATCATAACCATCCCATCACCGGGAGCCAATGCCAAGGGCAATATCGCCGTATCCATTTAGGTCATGAATTTCGCAGTGATTTGCTCAAGCTGCGCTTTACGCCAACCATCAATCCCCCGCGCTTATTTGGTACGGTATTGCACCTAGATGCAGGGGGTAAAATTCACTCCGATACCGATGGCGATCGCAATCAAGCAAGCATTCCGGTCACAGGAGCAGGTTTTTGGCGATCGCTCACCTATGCACTACTAGCGGCTGCCGCTCAAGTGATTGACGTGCCCCGCGCTGAATTAGATGGGCTATTCCGTCCGGTGGAAGAGATCCATACAGGGGCAGCCGAAATCATCCTTTACGATAACGTTCCCGGTGGCGCAGGCTACAGCAAACGCATTGCCGAATGTTTTCCCACAATCTTGCAACGCGCCTTCCAATTTGTTGAATCCTGTAGTTGCAGCAGCAGTTGTTACGACTGTCTACGCACCTACACCAATCAAATCTTCCATCACGAACTCAATCGCCAAGTTGTCGCCAACTTTTTACGTCCGATCGTCGAGCGAGTCCAGCCCGATGCTGCCCTTCAATCTTTTGCCCCCGATGCCAACCGCGTCAGTCTGGCGCAAATGATGGTTGCATTGGAAAGCCATAGCACAATGGCAGGTGAACTTAGCCTGCTCTACCTGCCCAGCATCACCGCACCGTTTACGCTCAAACGACTGACCCAGATGGTGGATGCACTTGATCGGACTGCGCCACTAGAACTGATTGTGACCCACCTGCCTGATCGCACCAATGATGACTCCATTCGAGTCCTACGAAAGCGCTTAGCACAATGGATTGATCAGGGCTTGTTACGGCTCTACACAAACCCTGTTGAACAATTGCCCACCCTTTGCCTCAGCAGTCAATTACCTCATCGCATCGCCCTTCAATTGCGCCTAACGGAGAGTAAAGAACCAGTCGAGTGGTTCCAGACCAGCAGTCAACGGGGTGTTAATCAGGTTTGGCAGGATTTACAGTCCTTGAAGGCACAAGCAAGTCCCGTCTCAGATCAAACCTTGGAAGATCCCGATACAATCGTGATCTTCCCCACACCCCAATGGGGAAATTTAAGTTTGGCTGAACTGCAACAACGGCTGGGAATCGCGCCAGTCTTACAGGGGCATCAGGTGCAAAGACTAACCTATTGCGATCGCTATTTGCAGCGATCAGGCGCAGAGCGACTGGCAGCCTTACTGCAAGGCAATTGGCTTAATGAGAACACCCATAACGTGGTTCAGATTCAGCAATTGAAGGATGAATACCACTATCGTAGTACCCAACGACGGACAGAGATAGAACGAATCGGATCACACTTCACTGGACGGCTCACTGTTGAAATGCGTCCCTATCCCCAGCGTTTCCATCCACCCTTTCCCCATGGTCGAAACCTGACTATCGAGCTACACAATCATCCGACTTACCGCATCCTGTTTGACAAAGGAATTGATTTCCTGGAGAAAAATTCAGACGGCACTTACCGAATTACCGAGGCAACCTATGTTGTTGTGACCAGTGCGCCTTGA
- a CDS encoding ParA family protein yields the protein MKIIAVTGFKGGIAKSTTAIHLATFLSKSTPTLLIDSDPNRTCEKWSDRGNREQAFIVTNEKAASRHIPGKSYLVLDTPARPSSNELKEIAEGADLVIVPCLPDAFSLSVTLDMISELPSQCLYRVLLTICPPAPSKEAEQVREALTEAQIPLFTAQIRRSAGFTKAAALGVAIRDIPDSRGRIAWRDYEAVGREVISILRGHHG from the coding sequence ATGAAAATCATTGCAGTGACTGGGTTTAAGGGCGGGATTGCCAAGTCCACAACAGCGATCCACCTGGCAACATTCCTGAGCAAATCCACTCCAACTTTATTAATTGACTCTGATCCGAATCGCACCTGTGAAAAGTGGTCGGATAGAGGCAATCGTGAGCAAGCCTTTATCGTGACCAACGAGAAAGCAGCATCCCGGCATATTCCGGGCAAGTCATATTTAGTCCTCGATACCCCTGCTAGGCCAAGCAGCAATGAATTAAAAGAAATTGCAGAAGGAGCTGACTTGGTGATTGTCCCGTGTTTACCCGATGCGTTTAGCCTCAGTGTCACCCTTGACATGATTAGTGAACTACCGAGTCAATGTTTATATCGAGTTCTGTTAACCATCTGTCCACCTGCACCGAGTAAAGAAGCAGAGCAAGTACGTGAGGCTCTAACAGAAGCCCAGATTCCCTTATTTACTGCACAAATTCGCCGTTCGGCTGGGTTCACAAAGGCCGCCGCCCTCGGAGTTGCGATTCGGGATATTCCTGATAGTCGGGGCCGCATAGCCTGGCGAGATTATGAGGCAGTAGGACGGGAAGTCATTAGTATACTTCGAGGACATCATGGTTAA